A single window of Oerskovia paurometabola DNA harbors:
- the fliG gene encoding flagellar motor switch protein FliG translates to MTITTNAPGTGVQDAPAGTVGTSGAGVTQTITVDAPASGEPQLPVETVRRIAGMSGVQKVALVLMQMSQERAATVMSLFSEEETGEVAAEIMRTQVVDPDLAVAALDEFYDMALSGSPRPRGGKDLAVGLLEASLGVDKAADVVERLVASMQGKAFEYLDGTEPGQIISLLDGEHPQTVALVLAHLSATVASSVLANLADDYRTDVAQALATMGTASPEAVKLVSDQFRARMGASIAPRQPVEIIGGVQPLVDIINRSDVATEKALLEGLEARDPALADEVRSRMLTFEDIASFEARDVQIILRGVEMSVLALAMKGTTARVVEAVTTNISARNRTLLDEEIAGLGGVRVSQVEEARAEIVRIVRDLEADEKITIHRTDGDELVY, encoded by the coding sequence ATGACGATCACGACGAACGCGCCGGGCACCGGCGTGCAGGATGCACCGGCGGGGACGGTCGGCACCTCGGGGGCGGGCGTGACGCAGACGATCACGGTCGACGCCCCGGCCTCCGGGGAGCCGCAGCTCCCTGTCGAGACGGTGCGCAGGATCGCCGGCATGTCCGGTGTCCAGAAGGTCGCGCTCGTCCTCATGCAGATGAGCCAGGAGCGTGCGGCCACGGTCATGTCGCTGTTCTCCGAGGAGGAGACGGGCGAGGTCGCGGCGGAGATCATGCGCACCCAGGTCGTCGACCCGGACCTCGCGGTCGCTGCGCTCGACGAGTTCTACGACATGGCGCTGTCCGGCAGCCCTCGCCCGCGAGGAGGCAAGGACCTCGCGGTGGGCCTGCTCGAGGCCTCCTTGGGAGTCGACAAGGCTGCCGACGTCGTCGAGCGCCTCGTGGCGAGCATGCAGGGCAAGGCCTTCGAGTACCTGGACGGGACCGAGCCGGGGCAGATCATCTCGCTGCTCGACGGTGAGCACCCGCAGACCGTCGCCCTCGTGCTCGCGCACCTGAGCGCGACCGTCGCGTCGTCGGTGCTGGCCAACCTCGCCGACGACTACCGCACCGACGTGGCGCAGGCGCTGGCCACGATGGGTACGGCGTCCCCCGAGGCGGTCAAGCTCGTCTCGGACCAGTTCCGCGCCCGGATGGGGGCGAGCATCGCGCCTCGGCAGCCGGTCGAGATCATCGGCGGCGTCCAGCCGCTCGTCGACATCATCAACCGTTCGGACGTCGCGACGGAGAAGGCGCTGCTCGAGGGCCTCGAGGCGCGGGACCCTGCCCTCGCCGACGAGGTGCGCTCGCGCATGCTGACGTTCGAGGACATCGCCTCGTTCGAGGCGCGCGACGTCCAGATCATCCTGCGGGGCGTGGAGATGTCCGTGCTCGCGCTCGCGATGAAGGGGACGACCGCGCGGGTCGTCGAGGCCGTCACGACCAACATCTCGGCGCGCAACCGCACGCTCCTCGACGAGGAGATCGCGGGCCTGGGTGGCGTGCGCGTGAGCCAGGTCGAGGAGGCACGAGCCGAGATCGTCCGCATCGTCCGGGACCTCGAGGCCGACGAGAAGATCACGATCCACCGCACGGACGGGGACGAGCTTGTCTACTGA
- a CDS encoding FliH/SctL family protein produces the protein MSTESAFVPNAVPVLHSSRAQEVEAAASARGYAAGYAAGARAAQEGVDRLRASLEEEHARRAAEQVESIRRTVVLLHEAARALAERAVPVVEAAQEATLRGALDLAEAIVGLQLADRSLAAHAALARVTSSAEAAIVEVRLHPDDVRLLTEAGVREPVLVPDASLRRGDAVADLEKGYLDARVGAAVERARAELATLVEAAEHPGTGGFDGSAEGRHPGRRPGAGRAVA, from the coding sequence TTGTCTACTGAGTCGGCGTTCGTCCCGAACGCGGTCCCGGTGCTGCACAGCTCGCGGGCCCAGGAGGTCGAGGCGGCCGCGTCCGCCCGCGGGTACGCCGCGGGGTACGCCGCGGGCGCCCGTGCTGCACAGGAGGGCGTGGACCGGCTGCGGGCCTCCCTCGAGGAGGAGCACGCACGCCGGGCGGCCGAGCAGGTCGAGAGCATCCGTCGCACGGTCGTGCTGCTGCACGAGGCCGCGCGAGCGCTCGCCGAGCGGGCGGTGCCGGTCGTCGAGGCCGCGCAGGAGGCGACCCTGCGCGGGGCGCTGGACCTCGCCGAGGCGATCGTCGGCCTGCAGCTCGCCGATCGCTCCCTGGCCGCGCACGCGGCTCTCGCCCGCGTGACGTCGAGCGCCGAGGCTGCGATCGTCGAGGTCCGCCTGCACCCGGACGACGTGCGCCTGCTCACCGAGGCCGGTGTCCGGGAGCCCGTGCTCGTGCCCGACGCGTCGCTCCGTCGTGGCGACGCCGTGGCGGACCTCGAGAAGGGCTACCTCGACGCCCGCGTCGGGGCGGCGGTCGAGCGCGCCCGGGCCGAGCTCGCGACCCTCGTCGAGGCGGCGGAGCACCCCGGGACGGGTGGGTTCGACGGCTCGGCCGAGGGGCGCCACCCGGGCCGACGGCCCGGTGCCGGGAGGGCCGTGGCATGA
- a CDS encoding FliI/YscN family ATPase, translating into MTATDVAEKPSGPAPGAPSAPAHALGRASWRPAALDALAAAARPERVGVVSSAVGLSVEVAGLRCALGDLVHIGDAPHGVAAEVVATSQGLARCMPLGRLTGVGAGAPVRTSGTGILVPTGRGLFGRVIDALGRPVDGLGPIVSDARVPVDNEAPSAMDRARIDTPLQTGVRVLDSLVTLGRGQRIGLFAGSGVGKSSLLSMVARGTDAEVSVIALVGERGREVREFLEDDLGPEGLARSVVVVATSDEPAMMRRRAAFTATRIAEAFRDEGAHVVLMMDSLTRVSMAQREIGLSVGEPPATRGYPPSTFSLMANLLERAGTGVRGSVTGIYTVLVDGDDHNEPIADQARSILDGHVVLDRAIAVSGHYPAVDPLGSISRVASRVTTPEQRSLALTLRKVLAARRKAQDILDIGAYKKGTDQLVDAAIAHERAIDAFLQQAMTDGTPAEETWSRLARLTEALIDGEA; encoded by the coding sequence ATGACCGCGACCGACGTGGCCGAGAAGCCGTCCGGGCCCGCACCTGGCGCTCCGTCAGCGCCGGCCCACGCCCTCGGGCGGGCCTCGTGGCGCCCTGCCGCGCTCGACGCGCTGGCCGCGGCCGCCCGCCCCGAGCGGGTCGGGGTCGTGTCGTCGGCGGTCGGTCTGAGCGTCGAGGTCGCGGGTCTGCGGTGCGCCCTGGGCGACCTGGTGCACATCGGGGACGCGCCGCACGGTGTCGCGGCCGAGGTCGTGGCGACGTCGCAGGGGCTGGCCCGGTGCATGCCGCTGGGCAGGCTGACCGGGGTGGGTGCCGGCGCCCCCGTGCGCACGAGCGGGACGGGCATCCTCGTCCCCACGGGTCGCGGCCTGTTCGGCCGCGTCATCGACGCGCTCGGGCGCCCGGTCGACGGGCTGGGACCGATCGTCAGCGACGCGCGGGTGCCGGTCGACAACGAGGCGCCCTCGGCGATGGATCGTGCCCGCATCGACACGCCGCTCCAGACGGGCGTGCGCGTGCTCGACTCGCTCGTGACCCTCGGGCGCGGGCAGCGCATCGGCCTGTTCGCGGGCTCGGGCGTGGGCAAGTCGTCGCTGCTGTCGATGGTGGCGCGCGGGACCGACGCCGAGGTCTCGGTCATCGCCCTCGTCGGCGAGCGCGGTCGTGAGGTCCGCGAGTTCCTCGAGGACGACCTGGGGCCCGAAGGCCTGGCCCGGTCGGTCGTGGTGGTCGCGACGTCGGACGAGCCGGCCATGATGCGCCGTCGGGCTGCGTTCACGGCGACCCGGATCGCCGAGGCGTTCCGGGACGAGGGCGCGCACGTCGTCCTCATGATGGACTCGCTCACGCGCGTGTCCATGGCGCAGCGCGAGATCGGGCTGTCGGTCGGCGAGCCACCCGCGACGCGGGGCTACCCGCCGTCGACCTTCTCCCTCATGGCGAACCTGCTCGAGCGGGCCGGCACGGGCGTGCGCGGTTCGGTGACGGGGATCTACACGGTCCTGGTCGACGGGGACGACCACAACGAGCCGATCGCCGACCAGGCGCGCTCGATCCTCGACGGGCACGTGGTGCTCGACCGGGCCATCGCGGTGTCGGGCCACTACCCGGCCGTGGACCCGCTCGGGTCGATCTCGCGCGTCGCGTCGCGCGTGACGACTCCCGAGCAGAGGTCGCTCGCGCTGACCCTGCGCAAGGTGCTCGCGGCACGTCGCAAGGCCCAGGACATCCTCGACATCGGGGCCTACAAGAAGGGCACCGACCAGCTCGTGGACGCGGCGATCGCGCACGAGCGCGCGATCGACGCCTTTCTCCAGCAAGCCATGACGGACGGCACACCGGCCGAGGAGACGTGGTCGCGCCTCGCGCGGCTGACCGAGGCCCTGATCGACGGGGAGGCGTGA
- a CDS encoding flagellar export protein FliJ, translating into MSTKFRLAGVLRLRRLEEDTAKARLASAHADLAQTVEEAGGLSAYLESSPDRATTGASLAAIAASRAATSAMFAALEAEARRKSAEVDAAFSGLQGARTARLGLEKLEDRHDQDVARAEGRAEQVTLDEVASSTWRPTTGRTTGA; encoded by the coding sequence ATGAGCACCAAGTTCCGGCTCGCGGGGGTGCTGCGGCTGCGGCGGCTCGAGGAGGACACGGCCAAGGCACGGCTCGCGAGCGCCCACGCGGACCTCGCGCAGACCGTCGAGGAGGCGGGCGGGCTCTCGGCGTACCTCGAGTCGTCGCCCGACCGTGCGACGACGGGGGCGTCCCTCGCCGCCATCGCGGCCTCGCGGGCCGCCACGAGCGCGATGTTCGCGGCTCTCGAGGCCGAGGCGCGACGGAAGTCGGCCGAGGTCGACGCGGCGTTCAGCGGGCTCCAGGGAGCGCGGACCGCGCGCCTCGGGCTCGAGAAGCTCGAGGACCGCCACGACCAGGACGTCGCGCGCGCCGAGGGCCGCGCCGAGCAGGTCACGCTCGACGAGGTCGCCTCGTCGACGTGGCGACCGACCACCGGAAGGACCACCGGAGCATGA
- a CDS encoding C40 family peptidase has translation MSMTQALARVGEIRTEIATLQDPTATRSTSTSGTGTTSGTGATGATDFASVLAAVGAGEGAGSSDLFGSLLSSLGGSATGTGTGTGTLDLAGLFSSLAGTGRATTAGATAAVSPASGAPAAGTGATGSAGAILETAKQYLGVPYVWGGESLAEGGLDCSGLVQLVFGAHGIDLPRVARDQMRQGTEVASLAQAQPGDLIVQRGGKHIGIYLGDGQMIHSPKPGQTVEITSVTDASVTTIRRVLGAGVAA, from the coding sequence ATGAGCATGACCCAGGCCCTGGCTCGCGTCGGGGAGATCCGCACCGAGATCGCGACCCTCCAGGACCCCACGGCGACGCGCAGCACGTCGACGTCCGGGACGGGCACCACCTCGGGCACGGGCGCGACGGGCGCGACCGACTTCGCGTCGGTCCTCGCCGCCGTCGGCGCGGGGGAGGGGGCCGGCTCGTCCGACCTGTTCGGCAGCCTGTTGTCCTCGCTCGGCGGGTCCGCCACGGGCACCGGGACGGGGACGGGGACGCTCGACCTCGCGGGGCTGTTCTCGTCGCTCGCCGGGACGGGGCGCGCGACCACGGCGGGCGCGACCGCTGCCGTGTCCCCGGCGTCGGGGGCCCCGGCCGCCGGCACGGGTGCCACGGGCAGCGCGGGAGCGATCCTCGAGACCGCCAAGCAGTATCTGGGGGTGCCGTACGTCTGGGGAGGGGAGAGCCTGGCCGAGGGCGGTCTCGACTGCTCGGGACTCGTCCAGCTCGTGTTCGGCGCGCACGGCATCGACCTCCCGCGGGTCGCGCGCGACCAGATGCGTCAGGGCACCGAGGTCGCGTCGCTCGCGCAGGCGCAGCCCGGCGACCTGATCGTCCAGCGGGGTGGCAAGCACATCGGCATCTACCTGGGCGACGGGCAGATGATCCACTCGCCCAAGCCCGGGCAGACGGTCGAGATCACCTCGGTCACGGACGCGTCCGTGACCACGATCCGTCGGGTGCTGGGCGCGGGGGTGGCGGCATGA
- a CDS encoding flagellar hook-length control protein FliK: MTAVTSSLASILAPAAAPGARRGAGDSSDAFGRSLAAASDEAAGPGDAPTSGEGSSVVGTLPDGAAHPGRPGLPGSSGGQASTPVDGGQGWGPGADGTVADGLVGAGGAAGSGGAAGAAGADGTDGSDGWSGVEGAGTLDGQAAAVLLPVVPVLPGPTGTLDEVGTAGSAGVPGLLGAAGGHVDVGGPASSGPEEQASAPVPPVGGAGEPADGVGRTAEQIAGQGVAPSGTSTGATAPGTAPTDAPPLGAATAPTTAGQSSGGAGSSSGGGQQHPGAAVTVTSTGSPTSGTAPAATAPGSGAALPTGAAEVAPEPTAAPGQVVPAPVPVVQAPVSGAVGQVVPAPATPQATPTLHAQVSGPVFQLLDAGDGDHVLTLSVTPDNLGPVTVRAHIAGGELRIELFAPHDAGRDALRALAAELRRDLAGIAPTASLSVSDAKEAPAQGTGHQAGSGDGTAGDAGAGTAGRPGEQHPWQSRTGARPGVPGATTDQTIQPTVDDTTPGASRRLDVLV; this comes from the coding sequence ATGACCGCGGTCACGTCGTCGCTCGCGAGCATCCTCGCGCCCGCTGCCGCGCCCGGTGCGCGCCGCGGTGCCGGGGACTCCTCGGACGCGTTCGGCCGGTCGCTCGCCGCGGCGTCGGACGAGGCCGCCGGGCCGGGGGACGCACCGACCTCCGGTGAGGGGTCGAGCGTCGTGGGCACCCTGCCCGACGGCGCCGCGCACCCGGGGCGTCCCGGCCTGCCCGGGTCCTCGGGCGGACAGGCGAGCACGCCAGTCGACGGGGGCCAGGGGTGGGGGCCGGGGGCGGACGGGACGGTGGCCGACGGTCTCGTCGGGGCCGGAGGCGCTGCGGGGTCCGGTGGCGCAGCTGGCGCTGCCGGGGCCGACGGCACCGACGGGTCCGACGGGTGGAGCGGCGTCGAGGGGGCCGGGACGCTCGACGGTCAGGCGGCCGCCGTGCTCCTGCCCGTCGTCCCCGTGCTGCCGGGACCGACCGGCACGCTGGACGAGGTGGGCACGGCGGGGAGCGCCGGCGTCCCCGGCCTTCTCGGCGCTGCGGGCGGCCACGTGGACGTCGGCGGGCCCGCCTCGTCAGGACCGGAAGAGCAGGCCAGCGCGCCCGTGCCACCGGTCGGCGGCGCGGGGGAGCCTGCGGACGGCGTCGGCCGGACGGCGGAGCAGATCGCCGGGCAGGGCGTCGCTCCGAGCGGGACCTCGACAGGGGCGACCGCGCCGGGTACCGCTCCGACCGACGCCCCGCCCCTCGGTGCCGCGACCGCTCCCACCACCGCCGGGCAGAGCTCCGGCGGGGCGGGCTCCTCGTCGGGCGGCGGGCAGCAGCACCCCGGCGCTGCCGTGACGGTGACGTCGACGGGGTCGCCGACCTCCGGAACGGCACCGGCCGCGACCGCTCCCGGCTCCGGCGCGGCTCTCCCGACCGGCGCGGCCGAGGTCGCCCCCGAGCCGACGGCGGCGCCCGGCCAGGTCGTCCCCGCGCCGGTGCCGGTGGTGCAGGCCCCGGTGAGCGGCGCCGTCGGGCAGGTCGTCCCTGCCCCCGCCACGCCCCAGGCGACGCCCACGCTCCACGCCCAGGTCTCCGGACCCGTGTTCCAGCTCCTCGACGCGGGCGACGGCGACCACGTGCTCACGTTGTCGGTGACCCCCGACAACCTGGGCCCCGTGACCGTCCGGGCCCACATCGCGGGCGGCGAGCTGCGGATCGAGCTCTTCGCCCCGCACGACGCGGGCCGCGACGCCCTGCGTGCCCTCGCGGCCGAGCTCCGCCGCGACCTCGCGGGCATCGCGCCCACGGCGTCGCTGTCGGTCTCGGACGCGAAGGAGGCACCGGCGCAGGGGACCGGCCACCAGGCCGGGTCCGGCGACGGCACCGCGGGAGACGCAGGAGCCGGCACCGCCGGTCGCCCCGGCGAGCAGCACCCGTGGCAGTCCCGCACCGGTGCACGTCCCGGTGTCCCCGGGGCGACCACCGACCAGACCATCCAGCCGACAGTGGACGACACGACGCCGGGGGCCTCCCGGCGCCTCGACGTCCTCGTCTGA
- a CDS encoding flagellar hook assembly protein FlgD, producing MPVPPVTGPVSAPVETAPRTQNARAPKQEYDSELFLGLLVTQLRNQDPSSSMETSEIVAQTTSLAMMESLSAMRTLVEDSAVRQQEAFALQMRDAAATLLGKEVSYLDADGVEHTGIATAVSYKDAVPTVTIGDKSIALDKVSGVTGTVSTDATDPPPATDGATDSQAGAAA from the coding sequence GTGCCGGTCCCCCCCGTCACCGGGCCCGTCTCCGCCCCCGTGGAGACCGCCCCGCGCACGCAGAACGCGCGCGCCCCCAAGCAGGAGTACGACAGCGAGCTGTTCCTCGGGCTGCTCGTGACGCAGCTCCGCAACCAGGACCCGTCCAGCTCCATGGAGACCAGCGAGATCGTCGCCCAGACGACGTCGCTGGCCATGATGGAGTCCCTCAGCGCCATGCGGACCCTCGTCGAGGACTCCGCGGTGCGGCAGCAGGAGGCGTTCGCGCTGCAGATGCGCGACGCGGCCGCCACCCTGCTCGGCAAGGAGGTGTCCTACCTCGACGCGGACGGCGTCGAGCACACGGGCATCGCCACCGCGGTGTCCTACAAGGACGCCGTCCCCACGGTGACGATCGGCGACAAGAGCATCGCGCTCGACAAGGTCTCCGGCGTCACCGGCACGGTCAGCACGGATGCCACCGACCCCCCACCCGCCACGGACGGCGCAACCGACAGCCAGGCCGGCGCAGCCGCCTGA